In Chryseobacterium salivictor, the DNA window ATAGGTGTCATCAGCAAAAATTGCTTTGATATTGCTGCGTTTCCATTGCGGATTTTTTTTAACAAAATCCAGAAACTCTGCATTCGTGACCGGTCTTTCATCCAATAGGAAATCTGCAACTTTAACCAGAGTGCTGTCTTCCCCGTAAAAAGGCTGATAGTCGCCACCTTTAATCAAAACCATTTTAACATCAGGAGTAATGGCAGTTTCCTTTTGAGTTGAACTTGAAGATCCTTCTGTTGATTTGAGTGTGTTTGCTTTTTCACAGGAAACCATCAGAAAAAAGAAACCACCAAGGAACAAGAATATTTTAATAATTTTGGACATGGCGGTTTCTTTAATTATAATTAATGGTTGTAGGATTATTTTACTTTATTGTAGATTTTCGGATTTTTCTCTCCAGTCACTTTTAGCATTCCGATAGCACCTTTATTAAATGCCCGGAAAATTGAGTGGTCCACGATAATGTAGTTTCCTGGTTCTTCAACCTTAAATTCTACGATAGCTGCTCCGCCTGCGGGGATTACTGTGGTTTGTACGTTTTTGTTAATGGCGCTTCCTCCTTCCATATATACCCTGTCGAAGATTTCACCAATCACGTGGAAAGAAGAAACCAGGTTTGGTCCGCCATTTCCTACGAAAAGTCTTATTGTTTCGCCTACTTTAGCTTCCAGGGCATTTTCACCCATTAAAGCATTCTTCTTGCCATTGAAAACTACATAAGATGGTCTTTCGTCAACTCCTTTATCCTGATCAAATTCCTGAAGGCCTTTTTCATCGGTTTTTCCTTTGGTGTAGAATTCGCCCTGCATGATGTAATATTCCCGGTCAACTTTTGGCAATCCGCCAGCTGGTTCTACTAAAATCAAACCATACATTCCGTTGGCAATATGTAACGGAACCGGTGCTGCTGCACAATGGTAAACATATAAACCTGGATTGAGCGCTTTAAAATTGAAGACCGCCTCTTTTCCCGGAGCCACGTTGGTCGCTTCTGCGCCGCCACCCGGACCGTTCACCGCGTGAAGATCGATATTGTGAGGCATTACACTGTCGCTTCTGTTGGTTACGTGAAGTTCAACTTCATCGCCCACTCTGATTCTGATAAAAGTTCCCGGTACGGTACTGTTGAAAGTCCAGAATTTGTAAGTTACCCCGTCGGCTAATTCACCAACTTCTTCGGTTGCTTCTAAATGAACGACTACTTTTTTGGCAGCGCGGTCACCAATCGGAGCAGGCACCATCGGTGGATTTACAATTGCCTGGGTTTCTGTTTCACCGCTGACTTTGATGTCCATTGCGTTTTCAGATGTTGCCGTGGAATTTTCGGAAGGATTTTGTTTACAAGCCTGCAATGTTAATAGGGCTAATGTAAAACAGGTTACGATTCGTTTCATAATTAATTTTTTATGCTGTTCTTTAATAGGACAAATTTATCTTAATTAGACTGTGTTTGAAAATTTGATGGTATGAGTTTTATCAGATTAAAACACAATAATTTGAAAATCGCATGTAAGGCTTTGCTGTCAGTGCCTGTCATTTCATTTTGCTGCAAAAATCCAATAGAGTATGATTTAACTTTTTGATAAAATTTTACTAGAACGATTTTATTTCCTCCAATACTTTCTTCGTTTCCTGTTGAAGCTCTTCCAATCCATCATTATTAAAAATAACAAAATCGGCAAGTTTCACTTTGTCTTTTTCCGGCATTTGTTTCAGCATAATCGATTCAACTTCACGGTAGGTTTTGTTGTCGCGATCCATGACTCTTTTCAGTCGGCAGTTGTCATCTGCAGTTACGAGAATAGATTTGTAACAACTTTCATTTAATTTTAATTCAAACAAAAGTGCCGTTTCTTTAAAAACAAAATCCGTTGTTTGCTGGGAAATCCAGTTTTCAAAATCGGTTTTTACTGCCGGATGAATCAGTGAATTTAACTTTAATAATAATTCTTCATTATTAAAGACCATTTCAGAAACATATTTTCGGTCGTACAGACCATTTTCGTCATAGGCATTTTCACCCAAAAGTTCTTTGATCTGCTGCTGAAGTTGCGGCTGATCGTTGACAATAGTTTTCGCACGGATATCAGAATAATACACAGGGAATCCTGCTTCTTCGATATATTTCGAGACCGTTGATTTTCCAGAGCCAATTCCTCCGGTTATTCCAATAATCTTTGTGTTGACCCTGGGTTCAGGTTCGTCGTTTATCATTTTTATATAATTTTCTTTTTCTTTAATTAATAACCGAAAACCTCATTCATACTAAAGGTTTGGTCTAAGCGAATTCCCTTTTCGGTCATTTTCAGACTCGCCAGTTCGTGGTGTGCATCGTGTTCAAAAAACAACAGGTAATCGTTATCTACGCACTGTTTCAAAAACTTTCCCTTTTCTTCCATGGTCAAAAGTGGACGCGTATCATAACCCATCACATAAACCTGTGGAATGTGGCCCGCAGTAGGAATTAAATCTGCTGCAAAAACAATCGTTTTTTCCTGATACTGAATCACAGGAAGCATTTGCTTTTCGGTATGTCCATCCACAAAAATAACATCCATCTTCAAATCCGGGGCAAAACCATAATTTCCACTTTTCGGTGTTGGCAGAAAATTCAACTGCCCGCTTTCCTGCATCGGCAGAATGTTTTCCTTCAGAAAACTGGCCTTTTCTCTTGGGTTAGGTTCGGTTGCCCATTTCCAATGGTTTTCATTCGTCCAGAAATGGGCGTTTTTAAAAGCCGGTCTGTAACCGCTGCGGTCGTCATTCCACTCGATGGCGCCGCCGCAATGATCGAAATGAAGGTGCGTCAAGAAAACATCTGTAATGTCTTCTTTTACGAAACCATATTTTTTAAGATTTTTATCCAATGTATCGTCGCCATATAAGGAATAATGTCCAAAGAATTTCTCGTCCTGTTTGTTGCCTAAACCACAATCGATGAGGATCAGTTTTTTACCGTCTTCCACCAAAAGCGAGCGGGTTCCCAGTTCGATCAAATTATTTTCATCGGCCGGATTCGTTCTTTGCCAAAGGGTTTTCGGCACGATACCAAACATCGCACCACCATCTAATTTAAATTTTCCGCACTGTATGGGATAGAGTTTCATAAAATTTTAATTTTTATCTTGATATATTTTTAACGCAAAGATCCGCAAAGACTTTTTTACTTGCACATCACTTTTTAAGAACGCAAAGGCGTTTCACTCAGCAAAGTAGTAAATCTTTTACAAATTATTTGCTATTCTTTTAACGCCGTCTTTAAATAATAAAGAGTGAAAATTCAACAGCATACCTAATTTAAATCCTGTAATTCTTAAATAGTTTAAAGTTGATAGGTATGATAAGTAATAATTTCAGGAACTGCCTTAATCTCTATTATTACTTTATCTTCAATTGAAATATCTTTTTGCTTTTCAACTTTCAAACCGTTCCTCTTTAATTCATAAACTAAACATTCTTCATATACCGCTTCATAAAGACCAATTCCAACCTTACGATGAATTTTCAAACCCGACTCAAATACTACTTTTGAAATTTCATTTTCATTCATATTTTAATCATTTCATTTTACGACATTTATTCAAGCCTTCGCTAAGTGAAACGCCTTTGCGTTCGAATAATAAGTAATACGGTTTCATCTCTTTGCGTCTTTTGCGTTAAAGATATTCTCTCACTTGAAGCGAGATCGTTGACATTAAAAAAGTTCATCAGGTCTTCTCGGCACCGAAATATTCAAATGCTTATACGCTTTTTCCGTTACTTCCCGTCCTCTCGGAGTTCGGATAATAAAACCTTCCTGAATCAAAAACGGTTCATAAACCTCTTCCAAAGTTTCCGGATTTTCGCCAATTGAAGTTGCCAATGCAGAAATCCCCACGGGTTTCCCACGGAAATTTTCAATCATCACGCGCATAATTCTATTGTCCATATCATCGAGTCCGAATTCATCAACATTTAAAGAATTTAATGCAAATTTCGTAATTTCAATTTCGATTTCGCCATTTCCTTTAATTTCTGCAAAATCCCGAACTCTCCGCAAAAGTGCATTTGCAATTCTGGGAGTGCCACGACTTCTTCTCGCAATTTCCAAAGCAGCATCTTCGTAGATTTTAACATCTAAAACCCGTGCACTTCTTTCGATAATCATCGATAAAAGTTCAATCGTATAATATTCTAACCGGGACTGGATTCCGAATCTTGCGAGCATCGGTTTGGTCAGCATTCCGCTTCTGGTGGTTGCTCCAACCAACGTAAAAGGATTCAAACCGATCTGCACACTTCTGGCATTCGGACCGCTTTCCAGCATGATGTCGATTTTATAATCTTCCATCGCCGAATACAAATACTCTTCTACAATCGGGGAAAGCCGGTGGATTTCATCGATGAATAAAACATCATTTTCTTCCAGATTGGTTAAAAGTCCGGCCAAACTTCCTGGCTTATCCAAGACCGGACCCGAAGTGATTTTACAGCCCACTCCCAATTCATTCGCAATAATATGGGCTAAAGTCGTTTTCCCCAATCCCGGCGGACCGTGTAAAAGAACGTGATCCAGCGCACCGCCACGGTTTTTTGCCGCTGCAACAAAAACTTCAAGATTATCCAGAGTCTTGCGCTGTCCGGCAAAATCCCGAAAACTCTGCGGACGGATTTTCTCTTCTAAAATTAATTCATCCTCGGAGAAATTCTCTTGATCGGGATGCAAAAAATCGGGCATTTTTATAAATTTCTTCAAAGATAGAAAATTTTAGAACGGAAATATTCTTATCTTTTTTTAAAATAAAAAAATTAAGTGACTCTCTTTTTATTCGTCAACCATTAATTTAATATCCAAAACACCCGAAATATAAAAGTCTAATGTCTTAATTTTGCGGCATATGTTTTCAACACCTCAAAAGCAAAGAATTGCACTTTCGGCCTATTTCTTTTTATCTGGAATTTGTTTTTCTACCTGGGCTTCCAGAATTCCCACCATCAAAGCTATTTTTAATCTTACAGAAGGAGATTTAGGAAATCTATTAATGATCATGCCGGCAAGTGCCATCATCGGAATTCCTCTTTCTGGCTGGCTTGTCGCAAAATATGACAGCAGAATTCCATTACAAATAGCCAGCGTAACCTTTTTGTTGTCTTTATTTTCTATCGGCTGGGGATTTTCATTGTTTGGACTTGTAATTTCCCTTATATTATTTTCGATATCGCTCAGAATTATTAATGTTGCCATTAATACGCAGTCACTCTCTATTCAGGAAAAATTTGAAAAAAGAATTGTGGGTAAATTTCATGGAGTTTGGAGTATTGGCGGTATTTTAGGCGTGCTGTTTTCAACAATTATGATCAAATATCAGGTTTCAATATTTTGGCATTTTCTGATGATCATGTTGTTTGGGCTCGTCATCATTATTGGGATGTTCCCTTTTCTCATTAAAAATGACAAAGCCAAAACAAGCAATACTTTCAAATTGCAAAAACCCAGTAAATACATTTCCCTGTTAGGATTTATCGTTTTTTTTGCGGCAATTTGTGAGGGAGGAATGTACGACTGGAATGGCGTCTACTTGAAAGAAATTGTAAAACAGGAAGTTTTCACGTACGGTTATTTACTGTTCATGGTTTGTATGACGATTTCCAGATTAACGATCGATAATCTGATGGGACGGTTTGGTATGCAAAAATTGTATATCGCAAGTTCGGTTCTTATCATTTCGGGAGTTCTTATTGCTACTGTTTTTCCGTCCCTTTTTCCCGTTCTTATTGGGTTTTGTATGGTCGGATTTGGCGTTTCCGGACTTTATCCTATGACTTTTATTCTCGCTGGTAAGGCTAAAAAATATTCGGTTCCGATTGTGATTTCCATTATCAGTACCTACTCGACAGTGGGTATGTTTTTAGGTCCGCCGATTATTGGTTATCTTGCAAGTGCATTTGGACTGCAAAAAGCATTTATCACATTTATTGTAGCTGGATTAATGTTTATTCCACTTTCCAAATTCGTTTTCGATCATTTAAAAAAGACCAATTAAGCATAATTTAAATCGTCCTTAAAACCTATTATATTAATACCTTACAAAAAACAACCACCAAGGACACAAAAGTTTTTATCACTGTGAAGATTAAATAATTTTGTGTTAAAGATAAAAAAGGATGATGCAAAAGCGTTCGGCTTATTTTACCTTTAATAGGATTGTTTTTATGCTTTACTCTTTTGTTACTTTTGTGGTTGAAAAAATTGAATTATTTTTTTTGTCAAAACCTAAAGTCTTTTGTTTTATTTTTGAAATATTAAAAAAATCTTCGTCATGAAATTAATCGGTCCTTTCAAACAAATTGTAACGCTTGCCAAACTTCCTTTACGGGGAAAATTATCTGATGACCAACTCGAAATTATTAATGATGGCGGACTTTTAATTAAAGACGGAAAAATAGAAACCGCAGATTCTTTTCAAAATTTAAAAGAACAATTCCCCAATATTGAAATTGAAAATATCGAAGGTGAACAGATTTGTTTGCCGGCTTTTACGGATTCTCACACGCACATTTGTTTCGGAGGAAACCGTGCCAATGATTTTGCGATGAGAAATGCCGGAAAAACCTATTTGGAAATCGCAGAAAATGGAGGCGGAATTTGGAGTTCCGTTCAGCACACGAGACTGGCAAGTGAAGAAGAATTATTAAAAACCACTTTAGAAAGAATCAATTTCCTGGTTTCATTGGGAATTACAACGGTTGAAATAAAATCCGGTTATGGTTTAGATGTTGAAAATGAGCTGAAAATGTTGCGCGTGATAAAAAAAGCACAAGCTTTTACAAAAGCGACTTTGATCACAACTTGTCTTTCCGCCCATTTAAAACCAAGAGATTTCGAAGGAAGTTCAGAGGCATATTTACAATACGTTTTAGATGAAATTTTACCAAAAGTAAAAGAAGAAAACCTCGCAAAAAGAGTTGATATTTTCATTGAAAAATCCGCATTTTTACCGGAAGAAAGCAAAGCGTTTTTATTAAAAGCCAAAGAATTCGGTTTTGAAATAACGGTTCACGCCGATCAGTTTACGTCGGGGAGTTCAAGAATTGCGGTGGAAGTTGGTGCAAAATCAGCCGATCATTTAGAGGCAACTATTGATGAAGACATCGAATTTTTAGCGAAATCTGAAACGGTTGCGACTGCGCTTCCAGGAGCAAGTTTGGGTTTAGGAGAAAAGTTTACGCCGGCCAGGAAAATTTTAGATGCCGGTGGGATTTTAGCGATCGCTTCCGATTGGAATCCCGGTTCTGCTCCAATGGGAAATCTGATTACCCAAGCAAGTATTTTGGCGACTTTCGAAAAATTATCGACCGCAGAAGTTTTGGCGGGAATTACTTTCCGTTCGGCTTTTGCTTTAGGTTTAGAAGACCGCGGAACTTTAGAAAAAGGAAAGAAAGCAGATTTTGTTACTTTTGAAACTGATAATTTCCAGAACGTGCTTTATCAGCAGGGAAGTTTAAGAGCTGAAACGGTTTATATTGACGGAGAAAAACAATCATCATGACTGAATTAAAAAAACTGAACAAATCCACATATCAAGAGTTTTGGAAGTGGTTTGAAACCAAAGAAAAAGATTTTTTCAATGCGGTGAAAGAGCAACAAAACATTGATGAAAATTTTTTAAATATCATTCTACCACAATTGAAGGAATTGAATGAAAATTTCTTCATCCTTGTGGGAATGTCTGATGATCTTACTGCCGAACTCATTATCACCGTTGATGGAAGCATTAAAGATATCGTTTACGCTGAAGAACTTATCGCTGAATCTCCGAATCTTGAAAACTGGAAATTCACCGCGCTCAAACCGGAACTGGATATTGAAAATGTGAGCATCAGAATGGGTGATTACATTTTCGACAAAAACAACATCTATTTCTATTCCAACGACGACGAGGATTATCCGGATGAAATTGACTTAGTTTTTGTTCATGAAGATTTAAATGACCAAAATGAAAATGAACTGATCAATGGAACTTATCTGTTTATCGATAATTATTTAGGAGAATTAAATTTTGTGACTCAGATTGATAATTTTAGCATTGCAGGTAAAAGTGAGGCAGAAAAAGAATTAGTTCCCATCGAAAAATTAAAGGATTTTTTGAGTTGGCGTGAAAGAGAATTTACCGAAAAATACGAAGCCGCCAAAATTGAAACAACCGAAGATTCCTACTCTTTATTAGAAGGAACTTTGGAAAATGGTTTTCCTTTGCTTGCCACGGTGAATGTCGATTTATTGCAATGGGATCAGAAAGCATCACATCCCTGGATTTCGGTTTTGAGAATTGCCTATTCAGGCGATGAAGACAATGGTTTTCCGGATGATAAAGATTATGATTTGTTTAATACAATCGAAGATGATATCATGCTTGAACTCAATTCCGAAGAAGGGAATTTGAATTTGGGCCGGGAAACCGCCGATAATATAAGAGAAATTTATTTTGTCAGCAGAGACTTCCGAAAAATTTCAAAAATTCTCGCCAAAACTGTTGAAAAATACCCGGACTACGAAATGAGCTTTGAAATTTATAAAGATAAGTACTGGCAATCATTTGAACGCTACGGAATTCATTAAAAATCTTTATCTTTAAACCTTAAAATTTACAGCAATGAGCAACTTAGATATGTGGGAAGTTTTCATCCAGACAAAACCGGGACTTTCCCATAAACACGCAGGAACTGTACAGGCTGCAACGGCAGAAATGGCGCTTCAAGCTGCACGCGATGTTTATACCAGAAGAATGGAAGGGACTTCAATTTGGGTCGTTCCGAGTAAATATTTGGTGACTTCTGAAGGCATCGATAAAGAAGCATTTTTCGATCCGGCAGACGATAAACTGTACCGACACCCGACTTTTTACGAAATCCCGAACGATGTGAAAAACATGTAGCAATAGACTTTGAGAAAAAAGAGAATAGAAAAAAGACAATCGTCTTTACTCTTTG includes these proteins:
- the coaE gene encoding dephospho-CoA kinase (Dephospho-CoA kinase (CoaE) performs the final step in coenzyme A biosynthesis.), whose product is MINDEPEPRVNTKIIGITGGIGSGKSTVSKYIEEAGFPVYYSDIRAKTIVNDQPQLQQQIKELLGENAYDENGLYDRKYVSEMVFNNEELLLKLNSLIHPAVKTDFENWISQQTTDFVFKETALLFELKLNESCYKSILVTADDNCRLKRVMDRDNKTYREVESIMLKQMPEKDKVKLADFVIFNNDGLEELQQETKKVLEEIKSF
- a CDS encoding MBL fold metallo-hydrolase, which encodes MKLYPIQCGKFKLDGGAMFGIVPKTLWQRTNPADENNLIELGTRSLLVEDGKKLILIDCGLGNKQDEKFFGHYSLYGDDTLDKNLKKYGFVKEDITDVFLTHLHFDHCGGAIEWNDDRSGYRPAFKNAHFWTNENHWKWATEPNPREKASFLKENILPMQESGQLNFLPTPKSGNYGFAPDLKMDVIFVDGHTEKQMLPVIQYQEKTIVFAADLIPTAGHIPQVYVMGYDTRPLLTMEEKGKFLKQCVDNDYLLFFEHDAHHELASLKMTEKGIRLDQTFSMNEVFGY
- a CDS encoding GxxExxY protein yields the protein MNENEISKVVFESGLKIHRKVGIGLYEAVYEECLVYELKRNGLKVEKQKDISIEDKVIIEIKAVPEIITYHTYQL
- the ruvB gene encoding Holliday junction branch migration DNA helicase RuvB; its protein translation is MPDFLHPDQENFSEDELILEEKIRPQSFRDFAGQRKTLDNLEVFVAAAKNRGGALDHVLLHGPPGLGKTTLAHIIANELGVGCKITSGPVLDKPGSLAGLLTNLEENDVLFIDEIHRLSPIVEEYLYSAMEDYKIDIMLESGPNARSVQIGLNPFTLVGATTRSGMLTKPMLARFGIQSRLEYYTIELLSMIIERSARVLDVKIYEDAALEIARRSRGTPRIANALLRRVRDFAEIKGNGEIEIEITKFALNSLNVDEFGLDDMDNRIMRVMIENFRGKPVGISALATSIGENPETLEEVYEPFLIQEGFIIRTPRGREVTEKAYKHLNISVPRRPDELF
- a CDS encoding MFS transporter; this encodes MFSTPQKQRIALSAYFFLSGICFSTWASRIPTIKAIFNLTEGDLGNLLMIMPASAIIGIPLSGWLVAKYDSRIPLQIASVTFLLSLFSIGWGFSLFGLVISLILFSISLRIINVAINTQSLSIQEKFEKRIVGKFHGVWSIGGILGVLFSTIMIKYQVSIFWHFLMIMLFGLVIIIGMFPFLIKNDKAKTSNTFKLQKPSKYISLLGFIVFFAAICEGGMYDWNGVYLKEIVKQEVFTYGYLLFMVCMTISRLTIDNLMGRFGMQKLYIASSVLIISGVLIATVFPSLFPVLIGFCMVGFGVSGLYPMTFILAGKAKKYSVPIVISIISTYSTVGMFLGPPIIGYLASAFGLQKAFITFIVAGLMFIPLSKFVFDHLKKTN
- the hutI gene encoding imidazolonepropionase yields the protein MKLIGPFKQIVTLAKLPLRGKLSDDQLEIINDGGLLIKDGKIETADSFQNLKEQFPNIEIENIEGEQICLPAFTDSHTHICFGGNRANDFAMRNAGKTYLEIAENGGGIWSSVQHTRLASEEELLKTTLERINFLVSLGITTVEIKSGYGLDVENELKMLRVIKKAQAFTKATLITTCLSAHLKPRDFEGSSEAYLQYVLDEILPKVKEENLAKRVDIFIEKSAFLPEESKAFLLKAKEFGFEITVHADQFTSGSSRIAVEVGAKSADHLEATIDEDIEFLAKSETVATALPGASLGLGEKFTPARKILDAGGILAIASDWNPGSAPMGNLITQASILATFEKLSTAEVLAGITFRSAFALGLEDRGTLEKGKKADFVTFETDNFQNVLYQQGSLRAETVYIDGEKQSS
- a CDS encoding DUF695 domain-containing protein, whose product is MTELKKLNKSTYQEFWKWFETKEKDFFNAVKEQQNIDENFLNIILPQLKELNENFFILVGMSDDLTAELIITVDGSIKDIVYAEELIAESPNLENWKFTALKPELDIENVSIRMGDYIFDKNNIYFYSNDDEDYPDEIDLVFVHEDLNDQNENELINGTYLFIDNYLGELNFVTQIDNFSIAGKSEAEKELVPIEKLKDFLSWREREFTEKYEAAKIETTEDSYSLLEGTLENGFPLLATVNVDLLQWDQKASHPWISVLRIAYSGDEDNGFPDDKDYDLFNTIEDDIMLELNSEEGNLNLGRETADNIREIYFVSRDFRKISKILAKTVEKYPDYEMSFEIYKDKYWQSFERYGIH
- the paaB gene encoding 1,2-phenylacetyl-CoA epoxidase subunit PaaB; this encodes MSNLDMWEVFIQTKPGLSHKHAGTVQAATAEMALQAARDVYTRRMEGTSIWVVPSKYLVTSEGIDKEAFFDPADDKLYRHPTFYEIPNDVKNM